In a genomic window of Wyeomyia smithii strain HCP4-BCI-WySm-NY-G18 chromosome 1, ASM2978416v1, whole genome shotgun sequence:
- the LOC129717103 gene encoding uncharacterized protein LOC129717103, translating into MECADEGMQWKFILPGAPHFGGLWEAAVRSAKTHLLKVLGNSTVSYEDMTTLLTQVESCLNSRPLNQMSDDPEDLEPLTPSHFLVGSALQSIPSADYTHTNYERLNMWEAAQEGLQNFWRRWRTEYLNQLQGRGKWWKPPVEITQGSLVVIRDDNLPPTRWRIARIIETHLGRDGVVRVVTFRTANGIVNRPLDKICILPMATEDDELNQSY; encoded by the coding sequence ATGGAGTGCGCGGACGAGGGCATGCAGTGGAAGTTTATTCTACCCGGAGCACCACATTTCGGTGGCCTGTGGGAGGCTGCTGTACGGTCGGCGAAAACACATCTTCTCAAGGTGCTTGGGAACTCGACAGTCTCATACGAGGATATGACAACGCTTTTGACGCAAGTCGAGAGTTGTTTGAATTCACGGCCACTCAATCAAATGTCAGATGATCCCGAAGATCTGGAACCGCTTACACCAAGTCATTTTCTGGTAGGTTCTGCGCTTCAATCCATTCCATCAGCAGACTATACACACACAAATTATGAGAGGCTTAACATGTGGGAAGCGGCACAAGAAGGGCTACAAAATTTCTGGCGTAGGTGGAGAACGGAATACCTTAATCAGCTTCAGGGACGAGGAAAGTGGTGGAAACCGCCAGTCGAAATCACGCAGGGAAGCTTAGTAGTAATTCGGGATGATAACCTACCACCCACACGTTGGAGAATTGCACGAATCATTGAAACCCACCTAGGGCGAGACGGGGTGGTTAGAGTAGTTACCTTTCGTACGGCGAACGGGATAGTGAATAGACCGTTGGACAAAATATGCATTTTACCGATGGCAACAGAGGACGATGAATTGAATCAGAGCTACTAG